AGTCTGAACTTCCCAAAGGGCGCCAGTGACCTCTTCCACTTGTACACATTTACATTGGCCACAGAAAAGGTAAAACTAGTTCAAAGTCAGAAGCTTAATATATGCCTTTTGCTGAGTTTGCTTTAAGCACAAATGGCAGAACTAGCGATTACAAGCAGGTCCTTGATCTTTGCTCTTCTTCCAGTGGCAGGCTATATCTACAAGTCCCATTGTAACAATAAAAAGCCCCAGTTAAACCTCAACACAACCgcagcaataaaataataaaaatctcatGCTATGTACTGTATGTCACTATATGGCCCTCAGGTAACACTGTGAGTCACAGAAAATTATGCCTGCATTTGGTACAGAAAGTAGCATCGAGCTCAAGGCAGTACGTGCAATTACttgaaatcacagaatgggtaaggttggaagggacctctcaaagtcatctagtgcaacctccctgctcaagcagggtcacctcgagcatgttagacaggatcacatccaggtgagTTCTGAggatctctagagaaggagactccacaacctctctgggcaactcgtgccagtgctctgccactctcacagtaaggaagtttttcctcatattcaggtggaactttgTGTGTCTCGGTTTGTGCCCGCTGCCtgttgtcctgtcactgggcattACTCAAGAAAttctggccccatcctcttgacaccctcccttaagctatttgtagacactgacaagatcccctctcgctcttctcttctccaggctaaagaggcccagctctcggcAGCCTTGCTCCAGtcctctcatcatcttcatagcccttagctggactctctccagtagctccacgtctctcttgtgctggcaAGCCCAGAAGgggacgcagtactcgagatgaggcctccccagggctgagtggaggggcaggatcacctccctcaacctgctggcaacactcttcctaatgcaccccagcagaccattggccttcttggccacaagggtgCATTTGTGGCTCAGGGTCAACTTGTCGTCTACCAGAATTCCTGGCTCCTTCGAGCAGcgctgctttccagtaggtcagcccccagccaaTGCTGGTGCATAGGATTATTTGTCCAAAGAGCCCAGCTGCAAAGCACTGAAGGGACAATTTAAAAAAGGTACTTTAGCGCCTCTTGGATTCTGCGGCACAAGGCTCAGAGCAGTCACATGACACTTCTTTCCCTCAGCATCTAGTATCTGAGGATCTTGGATCCAGGCAGAGTCTCCCGTCTGGTccaaaattcaaatttctttcaACATCCATGCAGTTTAAAGTAGAGATACCTGGGACACATTGTAGCCTGCCGGTTAAGAGTCTCCTGGGAGAAAGCCTGAAGTTGACTATCCCAAAGGAATTGTACTTTAAGTTCCCAATTCTTGGCCAAAGCCCTCTAGGCATTGACCGTTTAAAGGAGAGGGGCATTCTGCCagcaggttttgtttgtttgaaagcaGGTGGCATTCATAATTGCATTTCTGCACATCTCCTAGTCCTTGCAGTCTGTCAGGTGTGTCCTGAGTTTGCATTCCTGCAGCATCCTGATCTGGTAGGCACCACCCTTTGGAATTTAATAGAACTTAGTCAAAATGCTCATCATGATCAAGATTAAAGTAGTTCTGGTCATAGGGCAGTGAGGCAACTCCTAATAATCTCCCTAAACACACCATATTTTAAGTTTTAGGCTCACAGAGTTAAAAGGAGGGTACAAACAAGTTTGTCAACATCACGATTTTGAACCATAAAAATTCCATCAAAGTTATTTCTTCAGTCTAAGCCAAAGTGACtaagtaaattttaaatatctcatCTAAACCTCTTCCACCAAATAGAATAAGCTCCTCTCTCCATCCATTTCAGCCAACTAAAACACGTAAATGGAGTCAAGTCCACTTTCAGTCAAGTTCCCCTTTATTTCACAGCTGGTAATCACTAATAAAACCCCAAAAAGTCTAAAACTCATTAAAGTCATTCTTGAAGTCATTCAGAAGTTCATACTGAATCAGAGCCCTGTTTTAAAGGCTTAGAAGAATGGACTTTTTAAGCAATATTTTGTCACTTCAACTCCTATTATTTCCTCCACTTTGAAATACCAGGTGCAAGTTCTTCacaataatgaaaagaaacattttcatgttttcactCCTTTGACATTGCTTTAGCTTTTTCAAGTTGCACACTCTCTACATGAAAAATCAATAGATATACTAAGCTGACAACAGAAGGGAAAAACCTCACTAATCTAGAAGTACCCACAGTGAGACATAACCATTTTTTCTATTCAGAGGATGCTTAAGAAGtgacacattttcaaaattttctcagATTACCATATCTCTTGCAGACTATACAGTATTCCTAGATTCAATCCATACTCActgcttttatgaaaaaaatgccacatTTAAAGATGCATGGATGATGATGCTAAGCAACCTTAGAAGTCAAGGGTTTTTTGTGCCACTGAATTAAGACTTGGCAAATGAAAATTACAATTCAGTGctgaacagcattttaaagtgGACTAGCAATTAAATAAGAAGCTGCATAGAGGCACCCTAAAACTTGCACTCCAACCATAACTTTGAAAAAGTCATATTTCATCTCACATTAGCTCACAAGTTTTTAAACATATGCATGTtgctctgctggagcagagaTCCTGTTTATTGCTCTGTAAACATACAACAGTACCGTTGAAACCTCAGTTCTTGTCTGAAGTTCTTAGTAgccaaaattaaaaagactGAATAGAGGAGGATAGAAACAAAGGGACATCTGGCTAATTGATAAAACTATTTACAGGCTACTTCAACACTTACTTCATCTACTTAAAACTCATGTTTATTCCTCtttaatacaaagaaaaggCTACTGAAACATTAAATGTGATAATTCTAAGTGGACGATTTTCAGAGCtatgtgagaagaaaaagaaaagttacacATCCTTAAATTATTTCTGGGATGAAAGTTGTCACCTTGAATATGGGAATTCCAAATATTAAAGTTCATAAAGTTGTTTTCCCTGAAGCACTGTGATGCTCTAGTGCAACTCTGTTTTCAAAGGTTCAATGCTAAGCACTTAAGGCAACCTTAGTAATGCATTTTAAACTTCAGCACACAGTTTTTCCCACTGCTGATGTGCCTGCTGGTTCTCTAGTTGGAGAGGGGTTTTTTGAAACCTTCCTCCATATTATCATCCTTCTGGCTGATGTGTCATTGTACTCCCAAACATAGCCTGTGCAGTCACCAATGCAGTTCTTGCAAGGCTTGATTTTTGCAGGTTCCAAGAGTGGGAGGAGTCTAACATCAGCTATTAGCTCCACAAGTAACTCTGTAGAGTGGTTAGCAATCACAAGTTGATTTGCACCTTTACTGTATGTCACACTAAGACGTTCACAGGCTGCCAACAACATGCTTCTAAACAACTTCTAAAACAACATTTAAACTTATAAGCACTCTATAAATCTTGATAttatattctgaattttcaCTTTCACTGGCTAATAATATGAGTCACGCACTCCACTGATAGCGTATTCACACTTCTGTTCTCAGACAAAGTCTTATTAAAGccaaaagcaaattaatttttgtatttttttttgcatcagaaTTAATTGATGCATAAgttccaaaagagaaaaacaaataaaaaactctTTGTACACACATCAACCAAACTCTTTAAGAAGACTTCAACCAAACTCTTTAAGAAGACTTTGtctcattcagattttttccctTACAAAATTGAACTATTGGTTTTGAAACTATTACCCTTACCATGGCAGAGATTTTACTCTAGTAATATGCAAATagtttccatttaattttgGAAGGCTGTGCCTTATTAAAAGGTGACTAGTGCTGCCTACTTACGGCTACTCATGAATCTGACAGATTGAGGCCCTAGAACTGACCATTTCTTGAAGCAGTATAGAATTCCACTGGGAAGAGGGAGTAACTGCATATTTTGTGATCCCTTTTATTCACTGAAACTGCCCATATCCTAGGTGGTATATCCTAAGTGGAAGATAGCAGAATAGCTGCTCAGTCTTCAAGTGCAGGTGTGTTTAGTGCTTGCTCTGATATGTTTCCATCTTGCTTGTTGTCATGTCCCTTCAAGGGACAGTTACTtaagtggaaaggaaaaaataaagaacaggaaataCAAGTATGTATTTTCAGATAGATCAGCGTGcctcaaaattttcatttgaaatattaaagtCAATTTATTTATGATGAAAATCATCAGAAGACCATTCTCctggatttaaaatattttgtttttttttctccaaagaaaaagaaagaaaagcaatgtaCTCTAGGTACAACCACAGATGCTGTGGctttcctgcctgcctctcttCCTTACATGTCCATACTGATGATACATCCAGTTCCAAAAAAAGACTAATCACTATCTAAATTAACAGGGTTGTAGTCAGGGTCATCCTCTTCATCTTCCAACTCTAAATCATCCATTTCTTGGAATAAAGATTCATCAACCTCCACGCTGTTTCCagctgcaaggaaaagaaaataacttgttttcCATACAAGCAGGAGAACAAAATACctgaacaacaaaaaacacaataCTGTTCTATAGTTATTCTTCAATGCAGGAATTGTTAACTTTTGGGCTTTTTATATATTCAGTGAATATGgaaaaagaactgtattttgtatttttacagctAATGAAGCTTTTTCCTCACTTTCCAAAAACCCAGTAAGGAGAAGCGTGACATAGGACCTCAGTATCCACTAGAAAAAGACAAGTTAACATTTGTAGTCCCCAGAAACAGAAATCCTTTCTCCTACCCATTTTCAAAGTGAGAGCTCAAGACCTCAAATTTGGAATAGTTGCAACTACCATAATCAAAGAAACACTTTCAtggtttttaaaagctttatgtactataatatacatattttatgtgtctgtgtgtacaCATCTTTCTCTCCAGCTTTCTAAAATTAACACCTTAATGTTTAAATGTCAAATAACATTATATAGTCCAAcattaatagaaaaatgtatATTGTAACCATTACATAATAATGAAGGCATTCAATACGATTAAATGTTCAAGGCTCTAACTACTGGAGCAACAATACTCAAGAACATCTGGCTAGCTCAGAAGAGAACAACATTAGACATatgctgtgcttttctttgtctttcaaGACTTCTCTCCTGCTACAGTATTTTAAGTCTCTCCAATCTTGCTTAAcctctaatttcattttttcaaaccTCTTGCATACACTGAATTCTGTTTGTATTGTTCAATtcttaggaaagaaagagttttCCATACACTCATCTACTTACTTACTTAAGTATGCaaacaaatgaattttaatgtaTTCTTAAAGCAAGTTTCCTGAAAAAGTTCTGAATACAAGAGTCATTTATATAAGTGTATACAAGTGAACACCTAAGAAACACTAGAACAGATagaattattctttaaaaagtattttctttataagcAAATTTGAAGGGCAGAAAGCTATTGAAGACAagcattaatatttcaaaaaaaaaagagttttcagGCTTCTATTGAGGCTGAAAGTTTTAGAAGTGAGCTGAAGCTCTGCatgctttcacattttcttcagaaatagatgaaaataaagcaagagcAAATTTGAGGGTTATTGTCATTCAATTTGTGCATGAAAACAGCGACATCTTCTGGCCtctgaaaaagtgtttttgtgCAGTTTTTGAAAGATATGTTAAAACCGTTTCCATCTAAAAGATAATGTCATTATGCCATTTCAGCTGCAAATTACTTATTACACTAAATTGCAATTACTAATCTGTTGCATTTATGCTAGAATGTAAACCAGCAAAAAACCCAGGAGTTTTATTACTGATAGCAACACGATTAGAGTTAACATATTAGTAACAGCATTAAAGTTAACACATTAAATCCAAGTCATTATATgaaaaacacatgcacaaaaccaaaatatagAGATCTGTTCCTCCCTAGAATAAGCTAAAGATTAAATGAACAGGCCAtcttcattttgaatattttggagAAGAATGAGCTTAATTACATTCTGtagtcaaaaaacaaacaaataaaaacctcaAAACCTCTGCAAACTCCTCTTTCCCACCCCCTGTCCCAAACAAAAAGACACTGTTACTTCTTCTGGTTTATATTCACTAATGTTCATGACAAACTAACTTCACATTATGTTTTAATTGTTACACACAGAATTAATTCTAGGCTCTTTCTGCACGTGTATTTGACAACAGCAGTAGATATATAGAGACATGAAACAATTGGCTTAACAcaaaatcattcttttaaaCTAGGGTACTAAAGCagtacagaaaatgaattaagcATGTGATTATGAGTGGATTATTTTGATTCCTCTCCAACAAATTTTCCAAGTTTAACAGTTTTTAGCCCAGGCTTGTAAAGTTTTTAACTGAGACCAGGGCAATTTTCTCAGTAAGATAACAGTcaaataaaatcacaaagaaaagctgagttgcacatatgtaaataaaatttaattagaCCTGTAAGATGTTTATTACTGGTGTTGAGACTCCAAGAAAAAAGTAGAACGTTAAGATCTATGACTGAAATAGGTGACAAGAAGTCTGACTATTacaaaaccacatttttatttttatttccaatcTAAACACCTGAATAGAAGCAAGAGAAatactatatataaatatagatgtCATTTGATATTATTATATTAGTATATAATAATACCGTCaacttaaaactgaaaataaatatgctttaggatcttgaaaagaaaattggagTTAATTTTAATCACTTTTGTTCAATCTTCAAAACAGTACTTGAACCAGAATCTTCCAAACTTACTATCGATACTATCAAGGTAAGATTATAAAACAGAACTGTAACACAAATTTTGCTTAGGAATTTTGACCTATTTTAAACCATTGTCTTTCAGTAGTGGAAACAAACACATATTTACCTTCCTCCAAGAACTGGATGTCAGATGTGTCCAGATTGTGATCCATCTCAAATAGCTGTTTTCCTAGAAAttacaaattgaaaaataaattagcaagAAGGATTTTGAAATAACTAATATGCCCACCTAAGAAAACAAGAGTTAGTGCATGCATTTTAGTTTTttcaaataacctttttttttaaaaataaaaataaaaaaagctgctCATTTCTCTAAGTTCCCCATTCTCATTTAGGATTGTTCACCCAGCATTCTTCCATATGAATAGGCCCTCCTCAGTGAGATGAATCACTGTTCTTTGTAGCGAGTCACTTTAACGTTATTAAGGTTTTAATAACAGGGTGGGAAAGTTTACACTGTACTACCCCACAGTACTTTTTCAGGCCTAATACTCTGGCCTGCATTCCATAAGAAATGCTTTGTGGGGAATGAAAAGGAAGCTAATTCCCCCCTCTACATTCTCTACATGCTCCTCATCCAAAAACAAGTCAGCCCAAACAGGATCTTACACCTGTGCAAGAAAACATCACAAAAGGTAAAGTGAAGCCTTTCTAATGGGAGGCGGGGGAGGAAATGCTCAcaactttttcaaataaattatctATTTTCAAAGTAGTAATAGTATGCATCTGCATCACTTATGCAAGCCCCTGCCAACAAGACTGGCATAGTAAAACTTATGCAACATTTTTTACTTCTACTGGGGTTGCACAGATAACATCTGAGATTAAGTCCATTTCTAATTTTGCAGAATCATTGAAtcagtaagcttggaagggacctctggagatcatctagtccaacctccctgctcagcagggtcacctagagcatgttagacagggttgcatccaggtgaaAGAAGGGAGAGATTCTATAAACTAGATTCTTATAAATAGATCTAGCATGCTAACAATAATTTTAAGAGCACAAAAACTAGAGGAAGCCTGATTTCCACCATCTGATCTTTGTAGATGCCTGAATGAATTTCCTTCAGAGCGGTATCAAATGTCTCCTTCAACTTGTACAGCCTTTTATGAAACTAGTGGCAACTTACCATCTATAAGATTTCTCTCTGTCAAATTTGATCAAAACTGGCCACAGGTTTCAAAAACTATTGCGATAAGGGAGGAGATAACAGTGACAATGATCATGTAAGTTCATCTTTCTCAAGTAAAAGTTAGTTTCTCGAGTAGGTTAAAAATGGATCCAAGGTCACAAGAGAGCCATAGCCAAAGCTATGCTGTGGCAAGTCTGGGGAATACTGCCCAGGATTTATTCTTATATGCAGGTTctcaaaagaaaaggcattagAATAATTTGCATTCACTGTATGATCCAGTGCCCTGTTGCTAAAGCAATAAAGGCCAAAGTGTGAAGTAGGCTCTGTTGCTTAACGATTCCCAACTATTTCTGCCAGGACAATAGCTGCAGCAGCAAGTCAAAGTGGTACAATGTCTGGCAAAAAATCAGTACAGAAGCTTACTCACAGTTTGGGAATCTTAATGATTTCAGTAGAAATCTTCAATCTGGCTGCTTTATACTTAGCCTAACATCAGCATTCAAGACTTCAGTCTGAGACATAAGGTCAATAATCTAATActgcattaaaatgtatttactacTATCATATTTCAGTGTGAAAGTAATTTTAGACTTGTCATTATAGTTTGATAGCATTGCAAAAACTTAAGGAAGAATTCTAAGTCTTAccacttaatttattttttcctgcttgttcttcttctttcattttttttctttttatttctaggaGTTCTGCATCAAACTTTGCTTTCCAATTTAGAAAATTCTCAATTGTAACAGGAGTACCATGAAAACgttgctaaagaaaacaaaaaaaaatatatatatcaagGCCAGAAATGCAATCAACTGGCAAAGCTACATACAACGATGAGCATTCTCTTCATACTCATacatatccatatatatatatacatatccatatatatacatatatatatatatatatgtgtgtaaaatatatacacacacacacacatattagTTTTTACTCTTAAAAACTCACTAAAGTACTCTAAAGAATCTTCAAGTTCTCAAGTTCTAATTAGATCAACTTTGGGCTAGTTGTTCCTCTCTCAGTGCAACTGAGAACTGCTCTTGCATCAAACTTGTGCAGTAAAAATGTGGGAAATTTTTAGTTGAAAAGAGTACTTTacatactttttcttcttcttctactTCTcgttctttctgtttcttttcttcttctcttcgTGTTTTTATTTGATCcactatttcatttaatttctcctGTACAGCTGAGACTAGAGTAAAGATCATTACCATTCCcaaattttcttctgcctgaaaCATAAAGGGAACCTTAAATAGAAGTAAAACCTCAAGCCTTCAGTAACTGAATACATACATCTGTTCGGAAAGCACGATGCTGTGCCAACGTAAATAACACAACTGAGGCACTCTGCACCAGTTTCAAACACTCACTGTCAAATCTCAATCAAAATGAGCCTGAAATAGGTGGGCAGCAAAGCACTAACAATGATCTCTGTGTTCAGTTTATCAACATCTTCTAGATTTCAGGGAGGCTTTTTccacaaataaaacaaagtctACAGTAGGATTACAACTGCAAGATCTGAATACCATAGGTCTTAGAGACAGCTGACACTCAGAGTCTCTCTTCTTTTGAATGACTTACTCTTTAATCCCATATACATGTTCTTTTGAAGTGGGACAGTTTCccatggaaaggaaaaaaaatcagttgttgGAAGGAAGATTACAGAGAGCATTATAAatccaaaagaagaaacatatctgtagaacagaacagaagtcAGGAATTGTAAATAATTCCTGAAACCAAACAGGTGTTTCCTGCGCATTCCCTCACAAGGCAGTCACCAGTCCCAATAACTGAAAGATCTTTCCAGTAACATAACTCTTtggtggggaggaagaaaaaaaaggttgaagtagtatttttaattctgtctgAACAAAATTAAAGTAGCCTATTTCCACAAATACCATAACAGTTGAATGAATTCATGTTAAGCTAGAACTAAAAAAGAAGGGTAGCCTTAGAGCTCTTCCACTTCATCATTGTATCTATGAGCCCTGAATTATCACCATTTTGTTTATCTCATGCTTCCAAAGGAAAACTGGAATAAAGCAAATCTCACTCCTATCTTCAAGAGGACATGGGAAATTACAGGCCAGTTAGCCTTACTTTGATCCCCGGGACGGTGATGGAGCAACTAATTCTGGATACTATTTCTAAACACATGAAGGACAAAAAGGCGATTGGGAGCAGTCATTATAGATTTACAATGAGGAAATCAcgcttaaccaacctgataacCTTCTATAATGAGAAGATTGTCTTGGTGGATGAAGGGAAAGAAGTGCatgttgtttatcttgacttcagtaaggctcttgacaccgtctcccataacatcctcagaGAAGCTGACAAAATATGGCTAGATACGTGGTCAGAAAGGTGGACTGGAAgctggctgaactgctgggtTTCAACTACTGTCACTAGTGGTGTGCCCCACTGGTTGACACTAGTGCCAACACTGTTTAAcctcttcattaatgacctggatgtTCAGGCTGAATGTACTCTCAGCAAGTCTgttgatgatacaaaactgggaagagtggctgatacaccagaacactgtgctgccatttagagagacctcaacaggctggagatatgggcagagaagaacctcatgaagttcaacaaaggtaAGTGCATGGTCCTgtacctagggaggaataagcCCAGGCACCActgcaggctgggggctgaccagccagaaagcagctttgcagagaagtaCCTTGAGGTGGACAAGTTTGACCATGGGCCAGCAATATGCTCTTGCAGCAAAAAAGGGTCAACAGTACTGCATTAGGCGGAGTGTTGCTAGTAGGTTGAGGAAGGTGATAATTCCCCTCTGCGGACAGaagcactggtgaggccacatctggagtgctgtcTCTGATGCTGGGCTcaccaataaaaataaataaataaataaaaaatccgAAACCATGGATTTATCGGAGTGAGTCCTGCAAAGATGATTAAAGAGCTGGAGCACCTCTCATATGAAGacagctgagagagctgggactgttcagcctggagaagacttaGAGGGGATCTGAtgtgtgtgtaagtatctgaagggaggatgtaaaGAGGGTGGTGTCAgacttctcagtggtgcccagtgacaagaTGAGAGGCaatgaaacacaagaaaacacttttttgttGGGAGGGTGGTTCAACACTGACACAAGTTGCCAGAGATGTTGTGGATTCTCCATCTTTGGgaatattcaaaacccaactcAACATGGTGCCAGACAATATGCTCCAGCTGATCCTGATTTagcaggagggttggaccagatgatctccagagataCCTTCCAACCCAGTcaccattctgtaattctgtggaGTCATTTCACATTGAAGTGTTCATATAggatattaacaaaaaaaatgctaaagatACAATAATGCACTATTTATCATAATTCCAAAAACAGACCTGTAATTTGAATGTTACTTACCAAGCTCAAAAATCAAAGTGACCTCTATAGCAGGGAATATATTTCAAATCAGTAGGACATACTTCAGTAAACAATGGACTAGAAAGATAAACCTTGGACAATGAAATGTGAAGTGATATCAGGAAGAACCAAGATACTCAATTTTCCTTACCTGTTGTTCTAGtagttttattatatttgtGACATCATTATCTTCAAGATTCTCCTGGGAGACAATTTCATAAAGTGGCGTTTCATCAGGGTATTTTTCTCTATAGGTAAACTTAAGAGTTGTCTGGACAGctacaggacaaaaaaaaacatatttttatgatAACTTCATAATTTTaactatgtttatttttctattgcaTCAGCAGCCTAAtaacaaacaaaagattttaaaatagaaaaaaaaagtcttaaaggAACAGTCATCTTACACAGAAGTTAAAACTACATGAACTGATTTAAACATGATGCAACAACAGTGAGAAATTGAGATTGTTTATGGAAGGGTGAACTTTACAGTTATCAAGTATTCATGTCTGAAAGGACTTTACAAAATGTGGAAAATTTTATGTGGTGTGATGGGTCCTTGAGCAATAATCTCTTTTCATCCCTCAGCCCacttaaaactggaaaaaaagaagcagagtcctaacagctgaaatgcctgtacaccaatgcatgcagcatggggaacaaacaggaagagctggagatctgtgtgtgatcgcagggccatgatctcattgcagtcacagagacatggtgggatagctcacatgactggaatgctgtcatggatgtctacatgctttttaggaaagacaggccaggaaggcgaggtggtaGAGTTGCTATTTATGTGAgaaagcaactggaatgcattgagctctgcctaggagtggaggaggaggaggcagttgagagcttatgggtaaagatcaaagggcaggctagcatgggggacactgttgtgggtgtctactacaggccacccaaacaggaagagaaagttgatgaggccttctgtagacagctggaagtagcccCATGATCACATGCCCTGTCAGGgttcaaccaccctgacatctggtggagggactacacagcaaggcacaagcagtccaggagactcctgcaatgcactgatggtaacttcttgtcacaaatagTGGAGGAGCCTATAAGGAAGGGTGTCCAgcaaggaagggtgtcctgctggaccttgtccttaccaacagagagggactggttagagatgtgaaggttgggggcagccttggctgcagtgaccatgagatggtgggagttcaggatcctgcaggaaagaagtaaggcagcaagcaggactgcaaccctggacttcaggagagcagaatttgggctcttcagagagctgcttggaggaatttcatgggttaaggccctagaaggaaggggggtccaggagagatggctaatattcaaacatcaacTTCCTCCAAACTCAAGAGCAGTGCGTCCCTCTGAGTAAGAAgggcagcaaaaggggcaggagacctccatgggtgagcaaggagctcttggccaaattcagacagaagaagtaCACAGACTgcggaagaggggacaggctacttgggagaattataggaatgagGTCAGGgtatgcagagatgctgtgaggaaggctaaggcgcagctggaattgagtctggcaagggatgtcagggacaacaggaagggcttctccaaatacatcagcagcaagaagaggactaggcaaaatgtgggcccgctactgaatggggcgggagcactggtgacaagggatacagagaaggcagaattactga
The sequence above is a segment of the Rhea pennata isolate bPtePen1 chromosome 3, bPtePen1.pri, whole genome shotgun sequence genome. Coding sequences within it:
- the RWDD1 gene encoding RWD domain-containing protein 1, translating into MTDYSEEQRNELEALESIYPDSFTVLSEKPTTFTITVTSEAGENDETVQTTLKFTYREKYPDETPLYEIVSQENLEDNDVTNIIKLLEQQAEENLGMVMIFTLVSAVQEKLNEIVDQIKTRREEEKKQKEREVEEEEKQRFHGTPVTIENFLNWKAKFDAELLEIKRKKMKEEEQAGKNKLSGKQLFEMDHNLDTSDIQFLEEAGNSVEVDESLFQEMDDLELEDEEDDPDYNPVNLDSD